One genomic window of Bradyrhizobium sp. B124 includes the following:
- a CDS encoding ABC transporter permease encodes MIGYLLRRILAAIPVMGVVALFVFLLLRLTPGDPAAILAGDNATPEQLDRIRTSLGLNEPIYIQFYTWVAKLLHGDLGVSLISNKPILEMIGPRLEPSISVALATIVLSILVAVPLGVIAAWKHGTWIDRCVMGLSVLGFSVPVFVIGYVLIQVFAIDLRWVPVQGFKSISAGFGPFFERIILPTCTLSFIYVALIARMTRASMLDVLGEDYVRTARAKGIGETGVLLRHALRNAAVPVITVIGSGFALLISGVVVTESVFNLPGIGRLTVDAVLARDYPVIQAMILLTSGIYVAVNLLIDLAYTLLDPRIRY; translated from the coding sequence ATGATCGGCTATCTCCTCCGCCGCATCCTCGCCGCCATTCCCGTGATGGGCGTGGTGGCTCTGTTCGTGTTCCTGTTGCTGCGGCTGACGCCGGGCGACCCGGCCGCCATTCTCGCCGGCGACAATGCGACGCCGGAACAGCTCGACCGCATCCGCACCTCGCTTGGTCTCAACGAGCCGATCTACATCCAGTTTTATACCTGGGTCGCCAAGCTGCTGCACGGCGACCTCGGCGTCTCCCTGATCTCGAACAAGCCGATCCTCGAGATGATCGGCCCGCGCCTCGAGCCTTCGATTTCGGTCGCGCTGGCCACCATCGTCCTGTCGATCCTGGTGGCGGTGCCGCTCGGCGTGATCGCGGCGTGGAAGCACGGCACCTGGATCGATCGCTGCGTGATGGGGCTTTCGGTGCTCGGCTTCTCGGTGCCGGTGTTCGTGATCGGCTATGTGCTGATCCAGGTGTTTGCGATCGATCTGCGCTGGGTGCCGGTGCAGGGCTTCAAGAGCATCTCGGCCGGCTTCGGTCCGTTCTTCGAGCGCATCATCCTGCCGACCTGCACGCTCTCCTTCATCTATGTCGCGTTGATCGCACGCATGACACGGGCCTCGATGCTCGATGTGCTGGGTGAGGATTACGTGCGCACCGCGCGGGCCAAGGGCATCGGCGAGACCGGTGTGCTGCTGCGCCATGCGCTGCGCAACGCCGCGGTTCCGGTCATCACCGTGATCGGTTCCGGTTTCGCGCTGCTGATCTCGGGCGTGGTCGTCACCGAGAGCGTGTTCAACCTGCCCGGCATCGGCCGCCTCACCGTCGATGCGGTGCTGGCGCGCGACTATCCGGTGATCCAGGCCATGATCCTTTTGACATCGGGTATCTATGTCGCGGTCAATCTCTTGATCGACCTCGCTTACACCCTGCTCGATCCTCGTATCCGGTACTGA
- a CDS encoding ABC transporter permease, translating into MAIETLPESSIPVTRPFRVKFGFLASTPIIAVATICLVLIILMAIFAPLLAPHDPLLLTPSQRLKPSSAQYLLGTDAYGRDLLSRVIYGARISLLIGLGAAVCSIAIGLLIGLVAGFFRWVDAVMMRVMDGLMAIPAILLAIAVVSLSGASIWTVMVAITIPEIPRVARLVRSVVLTAREEPYVEAAISLGSSLPKIMWRHLMPNTIAPLIVQGTYVCASAILTEAILSFLGAGISPETPTWGNIMAEGRAYFQVKPSLIFWPGLLLSIAILSVNLIGDAARDALDPRMKQREGK; encoded by the coding sequence ATGGCGATCGAAACCCTTCCCGAATCCTCCATCCCCGTCACCCGGCCGTTCCGCGTCAAGTTCGGCTTCCTCGCGTCGACGCCGATCATCGCGGTTGCAACGATCTGCCTCGTCCTGATCATCCTGATGGCGATCTTCGCGCCGCTGCTCGCGCCGCACGATCCGCTGTTGCTGACGCCATCGCAGCGGCTGAAGCCGTCGAGCGCGCAATACCTGCTCGGCACCGACGCCTATGGACGCGACCTGCTGTCGCGCGTCATCTATGGCGCACGGATCTCGCTGTTGATCGGGCTCGGCGCCGCCGTCTGCTCGATCGCCATCGGGCTCCTGATCGGCCTCGTCGCCGGCTTCTTCCGCTGGGTCGATGCGGTGATGATGCGCGTGATGGACGGCTTGATGGCGATCCCCGCTATCCTGCTCGCGATCGCCGTGGTGTCGCTGTCCGGCGCCAGCATCTGGACCGTGATGGTCGCGATCACCATCCCCGAGATCCCGCGCGTGGCGCGGCTGGTGCGCTCGGTGGTGCTGACCGCGCGCGAGGAGCCCTATGTCGAGGCCGCGATCTCGCTCGGCTCGAGCCTGCCGAAGATCATGTGGCGGCATTTGATGCCGAACACGATCGCGCCGCTGATCGTGCAAGGCACTTACGTCTGCGCATCCGCGATCCTGACCGAGGCGATCCTGTCGTTCCTCGGCGCCGGCATCTCGCCGGAAACGCCGACCTGGGGCAACATCATGGCCGAGGGCCGTGCCTATTTCCAGGTCAAGCCGTCGCTGATCTTCTGGCCGGGGCTGCTGCTCTCGATCGCCATTCTCAGCGTCAACCTGATCGGCGACGCCGCGCGCGACGCGCTCGATCCCCGCATGAAACAGCGTGAGGGCAAGTGA